Sequence from the Candidatus Saccharibacteria bacterium oral taxon 488 genome:
CCACGTGAATATAATCGCGCACGCCCGTGCCGTCCGGCGTGTCATAATCGTCGCCAAACACACTCAAATGGTCGCGCTTGCCGACCGCCACTTGCGATACGAACGGCAGCAAATTATTCGGAATGCCTGACGGGTCTTCGCCGATGCGGCCACTCGGATGAGCGCCAACGGGATTGAAATAGCGCAGCGAGGTAAACTGCCAACCCTGCTTGGTCGCCGCCACATCGCGTAGAATTTGCTCGATCATCAGCTTGGTTTGGCCGTACGGATTGGTCGCCGACAGCGGCATATCCTCGGTAATCGGCAGCCGTGCCGGGTCGCCGTACACCGTTGCCGAGCTAGAAAAGACCAGCTTTTTCACGTCAAATTCCTGCATGACATCCAGTAGTGTCAATGTGCTTTCCAAATTATTCTGATAATAGAGCAGCGCTTTTTCCACCGACTCGCCGACGGCCTTCAGGCCCGCAAAATGAATCGCTGCGTCAATCGTCTCAGATTTGAATAACTCCGCCAGCCGCGCCCGATCACATAGGTCAAACTCATAAAACGGCACCGCTTGACCGGTAATTTCCTCAACCCGCCG
This genomic interval carries:
- the galE gene encoding UDP-glucose 4-epimerase GalE, producing the protein MNILVTGGAGYIGSHTIIELLASGHDVVVVDNLSNSSAESLRRVEEITGQAVPFYEFDLCDRARLAELFKSETIDAAIHFAGLKAVGESVEKALLYYQNNLESTLTLLDVMQEFDVKKLVFSSSATVYGDPARLPITEDMPLSATNPYGQTKLMIEQILRDVAATKQGWQFTSLRYFNPVGAHPSGRIGEDPSGIPNNLLPFVSQVAVGKRDHLSVFGDDYDTPDGTGVRDYIHVVDLARAHVAALEHLGEPDEYKTYNIGTGRGTSVLELVKAFEAASGREIPYQITPRRPGDIAACYADPGLAEAELGWQAELTIEDACRDAWNWQSNNPNGYGA